Genomic window (Euleptes europaea isolate rEulEur1 chromosome 8, rEulEur1.hap1, whole genome shotgun sequence):
CGCCTTAGCCTCTAACCACCAAACCACTCTGCCCCTCCTTCAGCACTGGTTGTGCCCATGTAAGTTATGTCGTGCTCAACATGTTGTGGAAAGAGCCCGCCCCACATTCCACTCTTGGGCCAGCCCCATTCGAGTCAATGGGGCCTACGGCAGAGAAGTTCCCAAAGTTCTCTGAATGAGAGGGAGGCTGGGGGCAACCCAGCAAATTCctggcctcccacccacccctcccccacaaagTTCTACCAGCCCTCCCGGCCCTCGCCAGCGGCAGGACGAGTGGCACAGATCTCAACAGGGAGAGATGCACGTCCACGCTACAAAAAGCACAAGACAGGAACCAACAGCAGCGTGTCTTGCGTTTGTAGCATGGATCCCTGCTTCCTAATTCTGCTATTCATTCCAACTGCAGCACTAcaacttacataagaacataagaaaggccctgctggatcagaccctggcccatcaagtccagcagtctgctcacacagcggccaaccaggggtctctgggaagcccacaaacaagacggctgcagcagcaccatcctgcctgtattccacagcacccaagataataggcctgctcctctgatcatgcagagaataggtatgcatcatgattagtatccattttaactagcagtcataaatacccctctcctccatgaacatgtccacacccctcttcaagccttccaagttggcagccatcaccacatcctggggcagggagttccacaatttaactaagcattgtgtgaagaaatactttaacagttatgaatctctcactctccagcttcagcagatgaccccgcattctggtattatgagggagaaaagcttctccctgtctactctctccataccatgcataattttaaagacctctgtcatgtctccccttaaccgccttctttccaagctaaacagccctaagcgttttaactgctcctcatagggctgttgttctagtcccctgatcatttaggttgctctttcctgcaccttctcaagctccgcaatatcctttttgaggtgtggtcaccagaattgtacacagtattccaagtatggtctcaccacagatttgtacaagggcagtatgatatcagcagttttatattctattccttgtctaattatggcccgCATGGAATCTGCCTTCTCAGCGGAGAGCTTTGGATGGCGGCCCCCCTGCCTAGGATTGGCCTGCCTACCACAGTGCTGACCGAGGGGCAGCCACACAGCCAGAAATAGGGCAGGGGTGCGTCCACGGTCAAACAAGCCCCCCATACCTTGTGGCAGGAGTAACCACGGTCCCAGAAGAACCAACCTTCCTGACTGCAGAAGGGATCTGGCCGGCTGGCTGGCAAACAGGCtacaggtcagggcaagagctgATCAGCCAGGAGCGCTTGCATTCCACACGCCACGGAGTTCAGAATGCTGGCTTCCCAGGCGTGAGAGGCTGAGTCTCTCCACTTGCCAACAAGCTGCAACAATTCCAGGGTGGCACCACAAGAtctgttctctcagccccagaAGGCAAAACGCTCCACGCATACTCCCCACCATTTGTGCACGGGTTTGGCATTCTTGGCAAATGGTTCTGCAATGCACACCATTATCACGCAGGGCAGGTTGTACAGTGGCTCAGGATCCCTCCCAGCCTCTCACGGGAACACAGAGAACCCCCGGCGGGCTGTCCACAGAGTTCTGGTTATGCCAGTCCAGAGTGCTGGAATTGGCCAcgtttggtttggggaggggccgtggctcagtggtagagcatctgcttggcatgcaaaaggtcccaggttcaatccttgtcatcaccagttaaaggcaccaggaaagtaggtgatgtgaaagacctttctctgcctgagaccctggaaaggaAAAGTAGAAGGGAAAATCCCAGGCACTCCTGAAGGCTGCTCTTTTAGGCTATTGTAGACATAGAGATAAAATCCATGCGGTTAGTAAGAACTCTACTTCTAGCAGCAAGACTATTAAAATTGGAAACAAGATATGTTATCCTGCTATGAAGTTTTGTGAGTCATAGGAAAATATAGAATATAgaaaaaatgcaggaaaaaatgTAGAAGCAAATGCAAGAAAGGAAGCAATCTGCCCAGGATAACTTCACCAACACATATATTTGGTACTGGAACTGGGTTAAACAACCAGAGGACTACACGAGGATTGAAATTTTACGCTACAAATGAATGGCTATACAAACATGCGGCCTTAGATCAATGTTATACTAAGAATTAGTAACAGCCTATTTGAGGGGGAGGAATATCCGATGGGTTCGTTCTCATTTTGGTTCTCTTTTTAAGTTGTCAGTGGCAAGCGGAAACACTTTGAAGCCCTGGAATGTCCTTCTTTgtctaaataattttaaaaaaaagaaccagtTTCTTGACTGGGAGTTGTTGTTTCCTGCAAGCTCAGAAATGGACTTTTAATGCATTGTCTGAAAGATGACTAGCGTGACTCTCTGATGTCAGCGTTAAAGACTACAACAGAGCGGCTCTTTGCTTCGCCACCCTGTCTGCAATATGCAGTTGATCCGTATCTAAAGTCTCTGTTTCTACATGAACCCTTCCCTAAGGAGGGAACTGACTATGCCCAACACCCTTCGTCCTGCACAGACCTGAGCATGGAGGGATATTGCCTGGCCATTCTAGCCAACAGCCCCATGCTGGACTTCCCATCCCTTTAAACTCCTGCAGCAAACAGAGGTGGCACAGTGATCTCTCCCAATCCCTTCTTACCTGCTGCCGGCTCTGGCTGTGGAAGACCAGAAAGTCAGAAGCATCATTTCGGAGCGGGGCAACAGGGAAGCAGCCGGACACAAGGCCTCAGCCAACGCCACAGAGATATTTGGTACCTTCTGTTGCCAAAAGTGCCCTCTAAAACATCACAAAAGCACAGAGTTGGTCAGTGATGCAGACAGCTGGAACCAGAGGCAGCGATTCCaacttcaaatccctgctcaggaAGCAGGCCCTGGGCACAACTGTTCTGCTCTCAACACAAAATGCTCCTCTGCCAGGCCAGGAGACACGTAATTGATCATACTGAGAGGGAAGCGCTCTGTCTGCCAGCACGtgtctcctccccaaatctcaacAGGAAAGGGAATTGACTCTGGGATATTACGCAGCATGCTGGACAAGATCCCTTCAGACCTTGGCGAGGTTTTTGGAGAAGGCCaatccccccatcccccagctTTCTCTCTCACCCCAGAGATCTCCCTCCCTGCCAGCCCTTCCCTGTCCTCAGCAGCAGCTGTTGCTCCAATGTCTGGCAACCTCCCCAGCAGCTCAGCAACAGACTTTGTTCTGCGAGTCCCTGGATGCCCGAGGCCACGGCACTTTTACGACTCCAAAGGGGAGCCTGATCAAGCATCAAGAGGCAGCCTCTCGGAACCACGGAGGTGACCTGAGCTGCCCCCTGCCCCTAGTTCACTCCCGACTCTCGTGGTTCTGGACTCTGCCCTTCAGGCATGGCAGGGGAGGCGACTCACAAGGCCTAGCACAGAGTTCTTAGACAGCACAAGAAATGAAGTTTCTATGCCAATCCAGAACAGGGTTCTCCCCAGCTGAGCATTTCTTCTCTGAAGGGGGGTTGACAAGATTGTCCCCCAAAAAGTTCACAACAGAGTATACATAACAAGAATCAGATTGCTCCAGGACACAGAGAACTTAGTTCTGACTACCCCACCACTTCCAGATCTACCCACAGCAACATTTTTATCTAATacttttaaaggggcagggagaaCAAAATCCCAGGTCTTAtgttgaactctccctagaagctacaatgactaaactgaagctattgtactttgatcatattatgagaagactcactggaaaagacaataaagctgggaaaagtggaaggcagccgGAAATGCAGGAGACCCAACATGGAAGGAactagagatttaaaaaaaatgaaagctgagaattcagagaacctgttacacaTACTTGTTATAATGTTGTACcaatataatgatattctagtgccaGTGTAAAAATTATAAAGCCTCCTAAGGGAAGGGGAGTAAATGGCTACTGCGAGGACAGTTTCAGGGAAAACTGTAAGCTTTCAGACCgttgtaagctttcaagagccaatgCTCCGATCCCCGAGTCCTTATATCTCTACCTCATTCAGGGATCCCCTCCCCATTCCAACTTGCatatgacgaagggagctttgactctcggaagtGACTACCCCGacaatctcgttggtctctaaggcgctcctggactcgcATCTGGCCATTCTACTGCAGCCCAACACGGCCTGCCCTCTGAAATTCTCTTATTCCGCTTGCCCCGCCCTCTTCTGCACTATATCCCATTGCAAACTACACAGCGTAAATCGTAAATTCAGGAAGACCCATTCTTGCATAATCTTTATCGTGCAATAATCCTGTCTCATTTCCTTTACTGTTTTTTTATGAAACAACTGCTTTTCAGGGTATCAGGAAGCCGAGCGCTGGGTCTCCACCAGGGTCCTACGGCGAGGCCCAAGGGGACTCTGAAGGGGCTGCGGGGCCAAGTGGCCGCCTCTCTTTGGGCAGCCCGGACTTGTGACTGGCTCCAGGGGCCCTgctagagttgctaggtcccccctggcccGCTGgtgagggaatgggggggggagcagggttgccagatccaggttgggaaactcctggagatttggggatggagcctggggagcacaaggccatagagtccaccccaccccccaaagcaaggctggttctatgaccgtaggcaggtgatgagagggactGAGGGcctcttggccctcttctgggcagggagtagggggtcactgggggcgtgggggggggaggcagttgtgaattccctgccctgttcaggggggttggactagagtcTCTGATTCAAAGCTGCCATCGCCTCcgggggggctgatctctgcagcctggagtggAGGCCTggttccaggggatccccaggccccaaccGGCGCACCCCTCGCCCACCGGCCTCCCTTGCCAGGCGCGGGCTGAGGCGCGCCGGCCCCTTCCCACGAGACGAGACGACCCCGGCGCCGCACTCACGTGCTCCCGCGGCAGCCGCCTCTTCCTCCGTCCCCGCCCGGAAGCTCCGCCCcgccgggggaggggaggggagggggaagggaagggggaggaccaGCCCGGCCCAGGAGAGtcaaggtaaggtaaggtaaggtcggccagaggggccccctccccccccgctctCCTCTCCCGGCGTCCTCTGCGGCCGGCCCCTCTCCGGGGGGGTGTCACAGGTCCCTCTGACCCCCCCCCGGCTCCCCTTCCCAGAATGCCTCGCGCGGCTGTTGGTCAAGAGtcatgctcccccctccctccccgaaaGAGCAGCTCCACATGGCGCCGCCTCCCAGCATCCTCCGCGCCGCCTTGGAAGCTTGGCTCCCTTCCCAGCATCCTCCGCGCCGCCTTGGAAGCTTGGCTCCCTTCCCAGCATCCTCGGCGAGCCCGGGAATCATGGCTCCCTTCCCACAATGCTCCGCGGCGCTTGGCCAgagttgcctccccctcccccaactggtCCTTCTTTcttggcttgccaacctccaggtgggggcgggagatctcctgagatgacagctgatctccaggcggcagagatcggttcccctggagaaaatggccgctttggaaagtggcctCGATGGCATTCGACCCCCTTGAAGacccgcccctcctcaggctccgcccccaaaacctcccgccggtggtgacggTTGAGGACGTGAGCTATGGAGCGGCAGGGCCTGTTCCAGATCTCCGCACATCCAGGAACCGAGGCTCTCAGCCGTGGCATCCTCTCTCCAAATAAACCTGTTCCATTTTAAAATGCGTGCGCCACTTTTATGCTCAATGGGCAATCAAGGAAGCTCACAATCAAACCGTCGGAGAAGAAATAACGCGATAATACGGATAATAAACTCATAAATCTTAGCAGCGGAAATAACCAAACAATTGTAAAATGGCAGCGCGAGATGGAACTGAAGGTTAAAACCAGATAATTGGGGTGGGGCAAGAATAAAACTCAGCTGCCAAAAGCTCGGACAGACCATAATCACCACCATAATCCGATAACAAATGACGCACATAGGGTTTTTCAGAAGGGCCCACTCACCGAATGGCAGCTTCGGGGAGAAAATGCGCTAGATAAATGTCCCTGGTCATACAATGACTGTGTTACGCTTGTCTTTTCTTTCTCGCTTGCTTTTCCTAAGGAGAGTTCACCGGGCAGCCCCTTCCGGCCCAGGATGGAAGAGAAGCCGCCTGGCACCGGGCCGTCCCCGGAGGTGGCCCCTGCCGCTACGAAACAGCGTGCTCCTCGGAAGAGGAGGGCAGAGACCAGCAGGAGCCCGGGGCCTGCTGGCCCGGCCCCGAAGAAGAAGGCCAGGAAAGCCCCCAGGAGAGCGGCCCCCCATTTCCTCGTGCACGAGACAGACAACGACATGCTGCTGATCATTTCCAACGTGGGCGAGGAACGAGTGCGGCCGACTCAGAAAGTGTCCAAGAGGAAGCGGAAGAAGCCACGGCAGCTGAAGGGGCTGAGGAAGCCGGCATCgagcagagggaaggggagggttttgACGGAACAGCCCGTGCCTGCAGGAAGCCTGGGGGAGGGCAGCAAGGCATTCCCCCCCAGCACCTACCCAGCTGCTGGCAGTTCCTGGGGCAAGCAACTCCCGGTGGAGATCCTGGTACAGATATTCCAGCACATTGTGGCATCAGAAGGATCGGTCCCCTTCCTCTGCAGGTCAGTGGGGGTGCTGGCCACAGCAAAGGGCCAGGACAGGACTGCCCCTGAGCAGGAAGTGAGCATGGAGGGACGTTACCTTCATGGCTGCTTTTCTCTCTAGGGTGGCCCGTGTGTGCCGGCTCTGGTATGGAGCAGCTGCCAACCCTGTGCTTTGGCAAAAGGTGTCCCTTGGCTACTGCTGGGCAGCGCCAGGCCAAAAATGGTCGCCCGTTGTAGAGAAGAGAGTCTTTGGCACTGTGGAGTGGTTGGCTGGCCACAGGTGAGGATTCGCCTTCTCCTTGCGGGAGATGCTCCCTCCTTATGTGATGATGACGCTGCGGTGGCGCCTGCCCGCTCGCTTGCCCGCTCGCCATCTTTCTTCCCTTGGCAGAGCTCCTGGGCCTACCACATCTGCTCTTTGCACCTGCTTTATTCTCCCTTTGTCAGGGGGGAAGGGGCTGACTCATTTTATTTGTGCTTCATCCTTGCAGATTTTCTCACCTCCGGGACTTTGCTCTCTGCCACTGGAAAAATCACGTGCCCTTTGTCCTGAAGGTGAGGGGAGCTGCAAACTCTGTGACCCGTTCCACACCCTGTTTCCTGTTTTTCTTGTTCGCTTTACGTCGAATTGTAGAAGCAAACAAAACGATGCAACACAAGCCAGTAGCTCATGCTTTTGCTTAATCAATGAGTGGAATGTTGAAGATTTAATTCAGTTATGCGGGGTTGGGGTTTTTTGAGGTGCAGAGTACCTTGGCTTACACACACACCTTGTGTCACCTAATCTCCTTTTCCTATCCTGCTTGTTTCAGGAAATTGGCAAATCCTGCCCCCTCCTTGCATCTCTCAAGCTGTCCCACTGCAGTGGGGTGACTGCAGAGTCCCTGGTCGCGCTGGCTGCATGTTGCCCCCAGCTGGAGAGTCTGAATGTGCAGAATTCCCAGGTGAGGGCTGACTGTGTTGGAAGGGAGAGGCTCTGAAGGAGTGGGCCGGCTACATCCTCTCAAAGAGCTTCAGTCATGGAGTGGTTGCAGGGCCACCTTAACTGCTGTCTTCCGCTTTGCCTCTAGGTTCACTCTTCAGCCGTAGTCAGCTTTCTTGAAGCTGCTGGTTCTCGAATCCGGTACCTATGGTTGACCTACACCCGAACGAGCGCCGTTATCGCTGCGCTTTCAGTAAGCTTACTTGGAGTACTCGGGCAGGTGTCACGAGAGGGTTTCTGCCTGCAGTTGAGGGGGAGCTATTCTGACAGACAGGGAAGAAGATGCATCGCTCCTGCCTGTCCTTTGCAGTCTTTCCTTCATTtggcctcacagcaaccctgttgtTCCCATTTTAGAGAGGCAGTGTGGGCCAAGGGAGAAAGCGCTGGGTACAGGTCTGGGAGAACAGGGCCCACATCCCCGCTTAGCCAAGGGACTCCCAGGGCTGCCTTGGGTAAGTCACTTACCTCTCAGCCTCAGTTTCTCTTTCTGCAAAATGGGAATCGTGATGACcggcttcacagggttgttgtgaggacagctGAGAAAGGGCCGATGCGTTGTACGCTAGAAATTCtatatattataattattaaACGGGTCACCAAAGTGGAGAGAGTACTCCAACTCTAGGCTCTGCCACTGATCAGCATCAAAATGGGAAGTCACTTGTGGCCCCCAGGTCAGGCTGACGGGCTTGGCCACGTGAAAGAGCTGTTGTATGTGCATTCAGGGATTCCTGGAGCATCACCCCTCCACCAGGATTGCTTGGTGCTACCTGGACCGGACCCATTTGTTCCCGATGCTTTTTGTTCTCTGCTGGGGCTGCTCATCCCTTGGGGCAGAGGCTGGCTATGTTCCAACCTTGCAAAAGGGCTCAGGCGAGTTGTCCTGGGCAGCAGCGCTTGCAACGCCACTCCCTGAAGCTCCTTTCTCTCGCAGAACGGCTGCTGCCCTGGACTGCGGCTCCTGGAGCTGAACATGGAGATCAAGCAAAGCAGCCAGCACTTCCAGCTTCCCATTgagcagctccaggctgcctGCCCACATCTACAGGTAGGAAGATCTGGCCAtggtggtgcatgccctggtaacatatagattagattactgcaatgcaggctacatggggctgcccttgaagactctcCAGAAGCTGCGGCCAAAGTGTCATAGGGACCATttaactccagtcttgttccatctacactggcttccaatttgcttccgggTTCCAATTCACAGTGCTGGTCATGACCCTTAAAGCCCTGTAGGGCCTGGGCCCAGTATAGCTCAAGACCAGCTGGTGAGCCTGGGGCTGTTGTCTTTCCCGGGGCCAGCCTGGCTTGGCTCTCCTGCTGAAGTTATCCGGAAGCAGGAGCTGCAACACAGGCCCctggccagtgtgatgtagtggttgagggcggtggtttggatcggtggactctaatctagagaacagggtttgattcctctctcctccacatgagtggtgggggctaatctggtgaactagatttgtttccccagtcctctgcatgaagccagctgggtgaccttgggcaagttacagctcagttagagctctctctgccccatctacctcacagggtgtctgttgtggggaggggaagggaaggtgattgtaagccggtttgagtctcccttaagtggcagagaaagtcagcatataaaaaccaactcctcttctttctctcctccttccaTGGGGCATTTGTGCCCTGGATTTGTTATAtgagggggagggtgggaggcAAGATTAGGGGTGGGAGGATTTTGCATGCGTAGGGCTTTGCCCCCGTGGTTTGATGGCAGAGGCCAGAGGTGTCCCCAGGTGttctctcccttcttttcctgctgtccagGTGTTGCGCCTGCTCAATGTTGTCTGGAACCCGAAGCCCCGCCCCCGCTCTGCCCCTCCTTCCCAGGGCTTCCCTGAGATGGCAGAGCTCTGCTTGGCCACCACCTCCTACTCCTTCGTCGACGACAGCACCTTGCAGCGGATCTTGTGGGCCTCAGACCAAATCCGCATGCTTGACCTGCGCGGCTGCTTCCGTGTCACTCCCAAAGGGCTGCAGCAGCTGCCGTGCCCAGGTAAGTGTCTTGCAAAACTCAAAAGACCTCAATTTAAAATCTTCAGTTGGGACTGCCAATAAGTAAAAACTAAAACAATGAAATGTAGCCCTAAAAAGCTACCTTTAGCTGCCTCCTAGGGATCAAAAGATGGTGCCAGATGCACCTCCTGGGagaagttgttccataatcatggggctgccaccaaaaaggccctttcttgtcTGCCCTCCAGAGGAGCTTCTCTGAttggacagtcaggagggcctctccctgtgatctccttccctttgttgtgtagtggttaagagtggtggactctaatctggagaactgggttttattcgccacccctccacttgagcagtggactctaatctggtgaactggatttgtttccccactcctccacttgaagcctgctgggtgaccttgggctagtcacagctctcttagagctctctcagccccacctacctcacagagtgcctgttgtggggaggggaagggaaggtgattgtaagccggtttgattctcccttaagtggcagagaaagtcagcctataaaaaccaactcttcttcttcgcaccTTTCTGCAGATCTGGAGCAGCTCTACTTGGGCCTGTACTGCAGCACCAGCCAAATCCACCTGCCCCTGGAAGGGAGCCCCCTCCTCACCCGGAAGTGGAGCCACAGCCTGCAGGAGCTGGACTTGGCCGGCCAGAGCTTCAGCGAGGGTGACCTGGAGCAGGCAATGGCTTCcttggctcaggggcagagccagAAGGGGGGCCCTCCCCCCCTTCGCTCCCTCAATCTCACTGGCACCAAGGTCATCCTCAGCACAGTCAGGTAAGTGGGATGGGGGGGGCAGCCCATTTCCCCAGCCCTCTCCTCCTTTGCTACTCTTTGAGCCTGCTTCCCACCCGCACCCCCCCTTGGGGAAGTTGCTTTGCCTTTCCCCgggtttttcatagaatcatagaattggaagggaccaccagggtcatctagtccaaccccctgcacaatgcaggaaattcacaactacctcccctcccacacccccaatgacctctactccatgcccagaagatggccaaggtgccctcccttaaCCAGTTTGGGGATGGGGGATGTTAACTGCTAAGCTTTTTCAGAACAGTTTTTCAGTTTTTCACTCTACCTTTGATGTACGCTGACCTGGGTGCTGCTGGACCTTACAGCTAATCCTCTCTTCAGGTTGGAGTTTTCTCCAAAGCCTTGATGAATCAGGGCCGTGGGCCTCGGGGAAAAGCCAGTCCAGGCATGCTCGGCCATCAACAACCACAGAGCTGGTGCCAGGGCCACAATTTCTCAAGTTACTGGCCTTGGCATTACATGCGGTATTGTCATAACCAGTCCTCTGACCCAGCCAGAATGGGAAGAAGGCAGGCACAGAACTCTGGGTATCCTGCTAACTCTGGTCTTCTCTCTCGCCCTCAGCACCCTGATCACCAGTTGCCCtgccctcacctacctcaaccTCTCGTCCTGTCGCCATTTGCCACGGGGCACAAAGAAGGCCTATCGAGGCCAGAAGGAAATCCGCCAGTGTTTGCACCACCTCCTGACTAGTGCAGAGGAGGCTCTCTGAATCTCCCAGGCTCCTGTCTTGGACCAGTTGCCTTGTCAAG
Coding sequences:
- the FBXL6 gene encoding F-box/LRR-repeat protein 6: MEEKPPGTGPSPEVAPAATKQRAPRKRRAETSRSPGPAGPAPKKKARKAPRRAAPHFLVHETDNDMLLIISNVGEERVRPTQKVSKRKRKKPRQLKGLRKPASSRGKGRVLTEQPVPAGSLGEGSKAFPPSTYPAAGSSWGKQLPVEILVQIFQHIVASEGSVPFLCRVARVCRLWYGAAANPVLWQKVSLGYCWAAPGQKWSPVVEKRVFGTVEWLAGHRFSHLRDFALCHWKNHVPFVLKEIGKSCPLLASLKLSHCSGVTAESLVALAACCPQLESLNVQNSQVHSSAVVSFLEAAGSRIRYLWLTYTRTSAVIAALSNGCCPGLRLLELNMEIKQSSQHFQLPIEQLQAACPHLQVLRLLNVVWNPKPRPRSAPPSQGFPEMAELCLATTSYSFVDDSTLQRILWASDQIRMLDLRGCFRVTPKGLQQLPCPDLEQLYLGLYCSTSQIHLPLEGSPLLTRKWSHSLQELDLAGQSFSEGDLEQAMASLAQGQSQKGGPPPLRSLNLTGTKVILSTVSTLITSCPALTYLNLSSCRHLPRGTKKAYRGQKEIRQCLHHLLTSAEEAL